The proteins below are encoded in one region of Streptomyces roseirectus:
- a CDS encoding SLC13 family permease gives MISIGALLVMFVVGTVLPINLGILAFVATFAVGTASLGLTEDELFDGFPAKLFVTIVGVTYLFSVARRNGTIDWLVLAGVRLVRGRVQLIPWVLFLVAALLTAFGTFTPAAVAILAPIGMNFAYRYKLNPLVVGMMVISGGHAGAFSPLAVSGALVLGLVDKTDLHVSAVTLFTASFVINLLLAVLTYVLLAKRPAPLAEGVVREAGDDDLGVSGRPDWRQWLTLGCLLALVVGALGFHLEIGFLALAAGALLALVDMKRQEKAVDGVSWSTLLLVAGMMTYIAMLEKAGVIENVSEHAANLGAPLVVALLLCFTVAVTSAFASSTAILTAIIPIAVPLLLSSHLSAAGLIAALAVSTTIVDTSPFSTNGALVLSNARGVDPRRFYRQVIGYTTGIVALGPVVAWGALVLPWS, from the coding sequence GTGATCTCCATAGGCGCCCTGTTGGTGATGTTCGTGGTCGGCACCGTGCTGCCGATCAACCTGGGCATCCTCGCCTTCGTCGCCACCTTCGCGGTCGGTACCGCCTCGCTGGGCCTCACCGAGGACGAGCTGTTCGACGGGTTCCCGGCGAAGCTGTTCGTCACCATCGTCGGTGTCACGTACCTGTTCTCCGTCGCCCGGCGCAACGGGACCATCGACTGGCTCGTGCTGGCCGGGGTGCGGCTGGTGCGGGGCAGGGTGCAGCTCATTCCCTGGGTGCTGTTCCTGGTGGCGGCGCTGCTGACGGCGTTCGGGACGTTCACCCCGGCGGCGGTCGCGATCCTCGCGCCGATCGGCATGAACTTCGCTTACCGGTACAAGCTCAATCCGCTGGTCGTCGGCATGATGGTGATCAGCGGCGGGCATGCGGGGGCGTTCTCCCCGCTGGCCGTGTCCGGTGCGCTGGTGCTCGGGCTCGTCGACAAGACCGACCTGCACGTGTCGGCGGTGACGCTGTTCACCGCGAGCTTCGTGATCAACCTGCTGCTGGCGGTGCTCACCTACGTCCTGCTGGCGAAGCGTCCGGCGCCGCTGGCCGAGGGCGTGGTGCGGGAGGCCGGGGACGACGACCTCGGCGTCTCCGGCAGGCCCGACTGGCGGCAGTGGCTCACCCTCGGCTGTCTGCTGGCCCTGGTCGTCGGCGCGCTCGGCTTCCACCTGGAGATCGGGTTCCTCGCGCTGGCCGCGGGCGCGCTGCTCGCGCTGGTGGACATGAAGCGGCAGGAGAAGGCCGTCGACGGGGTCAGCTGGTCCACGCTGCTCCTGGTCGCGGGGATGATGACGTACATCGCGATGCTGGAGAAGGCCGGCGTCATCGAGAACGTCTCCGAGCACGCCGCGAACCTGGGCGCGCCGCTCGTCGTCGCCCTGCTGCTCTGCTTCACCGTGGCCGTCACCTCCGCGTTCGCCTCCTCGACGGCGATCCTCACCGCGATCATCCCGATCGCCGTCCCCCTGCTGCTCTCCTCCCACCTCAGCGCCGCCGGCCTCATCGCCGCGCTCGCCGTCTCCACGACCATCGTCGACACCTCGCCCTTCTCCACCAACGGGGCGCTCGTCCTCAGCAACGCGCGCGGCGTCGATCCCCGGCGCTTCTACCGCCAGGTCATCGGCTACACGACGGGCATCGTGGCGCTGGGGCCGGTGGTGGCGTGGGGGGCGCTGGTGCTGCCCTGGTCCTGA
- a CDS encoding NADPH-dependent FMN reductase: MTEPATADPAPPASDTGPIRLTVIIASVREGRLGPVVATWFTERATAHDDVVVRVVDLRAYPLPLVMPEPGHAPPPDAARVRRLLAGQLAEADAFVVVTPEYNHTVPAALKNAIDWFHEEWAAKPVGFVSYGGLSGGLRAVEHLRQIFAELHTVSVRDSVSFHNAWDRFDERGRPLNPQDCEGAAKVLLDQLTWWGRVLRRARSERPYGT, from the coding sequence ATGACAGAACCGGCCACAGCGGATCCAGCGCCCCCGGCCTCCGACACGGGGCCGATCCGGCTGACGGTGATCATCGCGAGCGTGCGCGAGGGGCGGCTCGGCCCCGTCGTCGCGACCTGGTTCACCGAACGGGCCACGGCCCACGACGACGTCGTCGTCCGGGTCGTCGACCTGCGCGCGTACCCGCTGCCCCTGGTCATGCCCGAGCCCGGCCACGCCCCGCCGCCGGACGCCGCCCGCGTACGGCGACTGCTGGCCGGACAGCTGGCCGAGGCCGACGCGTTCGTCGTGGTCACGCCCGAGTACAACCACACCGTTCCGGCGGCACTGAAGAACGCCATCGACTGGTTCCACGAGGAATGGGCCGCCAAGCCCGTCGGCTTCGTCTCCTACGGCGGGCTGAGCGGGGGCCTTCGGGCCGTGGAGCACCTGCGGCAGATCTTCGCCGAACTGCACACGGTCTCCGTACGTGACTCGGTGAGCTTCCACAACGCGTGGGACCGGTTCGACGAGCGGGGCCGTCCGCTGAACCCGCAGGACTGCGAAGGCGCGGCGAAGGTGCTGCTGGACCAGCTCACCTGGTGGGGGCGGGTACTGCGCCGGGCCCGGAGCGAACGGCCGTACGGGACATGA
- a CDS encoding MFS transporter — protein MTALPAPGTGPTREGARGQDPRLWGLLFVLSGNMVLDALEVSVVLVALPTISADLGLSLWRVQWLMSGFALGFAALLVLGPWVNARFGRRRAYLAAMFVFALASVAGGLTDSTALLIATRVVKGLCAAVTAPSGLAIISTAFREPAQQRRAVSVYSLFGAAGFTTGLLLSGVLVEADWRWTFLFPAPIALLLLWYGRRLIPAVPRTQARASIDLTVLRDGRLVRAALCAAALNGSYIGLLLLVTFQTAGPDIAWAPWQTALCLLPACLPLALTVPFAGRLVGRFGTQRLIAVGALTPVAGQALYLWQPQAEPYPARLLPALLLVGSGFVLSFAALNMQATATIPAADRGSAVPLYQTAVQLSSVAVLPLVALLLASADSRRPALALITAVGAAGLLIALTGLRPGTDRKGQA, from the coding sequence ATGACCGCCCTGCCCGCCCCCGGCACCGGACCGACCCGCGAAGGGGCCCGCGGCCAGGACCCGAGGCTGTGGGGCCTGCTGTTCGTCCTCTCGGGCAACATGGTCCTGGACGCCCTGGAGGTCTCCGTCGTACTCGTGGCACTGCCCACGATCAGCGCGGACCTCGGACTGTCCCTGTGGCGGGTGCAGTGGCTGATGAGCGGTTTCGCCCTCGGCTTCGCCGCGCTGCTCGTGCTCGGACCGTGGGTGAACGCCCGGTTCGGGCGCCGGCGCGCCTACCTCGCGGCCATGTTCGTCTTCGCCCTCGCCTCGGTCGCCGGCGGCCTGACCGACAGCACGGCGCTGCTCATCGCCACCCGGGTGGTCAAGGGCCTCTGCGCCGCTGTCACCGCCCCCAGCGGACTGGCCATCATCAGCACGGCCTTCCGGGAACCGGCACAGCAGCGCCGGGCCGTCTCCGTCTACTCCCTGTTCGGCGCGGCCGGGTTCACCACGGGGCTGCTGCTGTCCGGCGTCCTGGTCGAGGCGGACTGGCGGTGGACGTTCCTGTTTCCCGCGCCCATCGCGCTGCTGCTGCTGTGGTACGGGCGCCGCCTGATCCCCGCCGTCCCCCGGACGCAGGCCCGGGCCTCGATCGACCTCACGGTGCTGCGGGACGGCCGGCTGGTGCGCGCGGCCCTGTGCGCGGCGGCGCTCAACGGCTCCTACATCGGGCTGCTGCTGCTCGTCACCTTCCAGACGGCGGGGCCCGACATCGCCTGGGCTCCCTGGCAGACGGCGCTCTGCCTGCTGCCCGCCTGCCTGCCGCTGGCCCTCACGGTGCCGTTCGCCGGCCGTCTCGTCGGCCGCTTCGGCACCCAGCGCCTCATCGCCGTGGGCGCCCTGACCCCGGTGGCCGGCCAGGCGCTCTACCTGTGGCAACCACAGGCCGAGCCGTACCCGGCCCGGCTGCTGCCCGCACTGCTCCTGGTGGGGTCGGGCTTCGTGCTCTCCTTCGCCGCCCTGAACATGCAGGCGACAGCCACGATCCCGGCCGCCGACCGGGGTTCGGCGGTGCCGCTCTACCAGACGGCGGTCCAGCTCAGCTCGGTCGCCGTGCTGCCGCTGGTCGCCCTTCTGCTCGCCTCGGCCGACAGCCGCCGGCCCGCGCTGGCCCTCATCACGGCGGTGGGCGCGGCCGGCCTGCTCATCGCCCTCACCGGGCTGCGACCCGGCACCGACCGAAAGGGACAGGCATGA
- a CDS encoding LLM class flavin-dependent oxidoreductase, producing MKVGLLFDLRNPAQWHRPWPDHYAHALELCEEADRRGADGVWFTEHHLFEDGYLPQPLTFAAAAAARTRRVRIGTSVMLPALRDPAHIAEEAAVVDLISGGRLELGMGAGYRVPEYELFGADISRRFTTTERHIAEIRRLWQEKAVTPGPVQDPVPLWGGFYGPRGGRLAGRLGIGLLHISHDVYEHYRAGLAEGGHDPRRARVSDLLPIFLSDDPEAAWARIAPHLAHQLNSYQQASVEGTGRPAPPLIDPDALRDRTSDAPWGALQVLTPEDAAARIREMTDGLPVEHLIFWADIAGLPDDLVLRNMELVCEKLPALLPS from the coding sequence ATGAAAGTCGGCCTGCTCTTCGACCTGCGCAATCCCGCACAGTGGCACCGCCCCTGGCCCGATCACTACGCACACGCCCTGGAACTCTGCGAGGAGGCCGACCGGCGCGGCGCCGACGGCGTGTGGTTCACCGAACACCATCTCTTCGAGGACGGCTACCTCCCGCAGCCGCTGACGTTCGCGGCCGCCGCCGCGGCACGCACCCGCCGGGTCCGCATCGGCACCTCCGTCATGCTGCCCGCCCTGCGCGACCCCGCCCACATCGCGGAGGAGGCGGCCGTCGTCGACCTGATCAGCGGCGGACGGCTCGAACTCGGCATGGGCGCGGGATACCGGGTGCCCGAGTACGAGCTCTTCGGCGCCGACATCTCCCGGCGGTTCACCACGACGGAACGCCACATCGCCGAGATCCGCCGGCTGTGGCAGGAGAAAGCCGTCACCCCCGGCCCGGTGCAGGACCCCGTACCGCTGTGGGGAGGGTTCTACGGCCCCCGCGGAGGCCGGCTGGCCGGCCGGCTGGGCATCGGCCTGCTGCACATCTCGCACGACGTCTACGAGCACTACCGGGCCGGACTCGCCGAGGGCGGCCACGACCCGCGGCGCGCACGCGTGTCCGACCTGCTGCCCATCTTCCTGTCCGACGACCCGGAGGCCGCCTGGGCCCGCATCGCCCCCCACCTCGCACACCAGCTGAACTCCTACCAGCAGGCGTCGGTGGAGGGCACCGGCAGGCCCGCGCCCCCGCTGATCGACCCGGACGCGCTGCGCGACCGGACCTCCGACGCCCCGTGGGGAGCGCTCCAGGTCCTCACCCCCGAGGACGCCGCCGCCCGGATCCGGGAGATGACCGACGGCCTGCCCGTGGAACACCTCATCTTCTGGGCCGACATCGCGGGACTCCCCGACGACCTCGTGCTGCGCAACATGGAGCTCGTCTGCGAGAAGCTCCCCGCGCTGCTGCCCTCATGA